TTGTACAGCGAGGGGTCGGTGTCCTGGCCCGTGCCGAAGGGGGGCTCGTTGTGGCGGCCCGCGTCGAAGGGCGGGGGCTCGGTGCCGTGGTCCGTGCCGAAGGAGAAGGCCTCGCCGCCCGGGGTGAAGGGGGGCGCCTCGCCCGGGGCGAACGATGGGGGTTCGCCTGCGGGGTGGGAGCCGAAGGAGGGGGGCTCGGCGTCCTGGGGCGCGCCGTAGGACGGGGCCTCGAGGTGTCGGTCGGGGAGGCCGAAGGGGGGAGGGGGCTCGATGCCCTGGGCCGGGTCGAAGGGCGGAGGGGCCGGGGCTCCGGCGACCCTGATGTCCTCTGGGGAGCCCGCGGGGCCGAAGGGTTCGGGCGATCCGTGCTGCGGCTCGGACGGGCCCGCGTGGGGGTGACGGTCCTCGCTGTGGTCGTCTCGCCCAGGGAACCCCGGTCGGTCTCCGTTCAAGGGGGCCCTTCCGACGGTCGCACGTGCATGGGCGCTCGTGCGACGGCGTTCACCTCCCGGCCGGTGGACCGCCGACGTAGGGGCGGCGCCGGACCTGAGCGGCGGCCGGATCGGCGGTTCCACGGGGGGCCACCGATCGCGCGCACCGCTCGGAGGTGCTTACGGCTGCACACAATGCCCGAGGTCAGGGGGTGCTTCGCAACCAAAACGAGACAAGTGCCCCGGGTGGGGCATGTGTCAACTCGCGACAGATCGCGGTAAAACCACACCTGGAGCAGGCATTCCGTCGGATTACGCCAGACCATGTGAGCTTCATCACATTATGGCGCACCGAGGTCGGCGCATCACGGTATGCCACGTCATGCGCCCTTGTGCACACCGGAAGGGACCGTCCCGCGACCGGTCGGGGCACCGGTCGCGGACGGGGTCGGCCGAGGGCGGGATCAGGCCCCGATGTCGCCCAGCATGTCGGTCACCAGCGCGGCGATCGGGGACCGTTCCGAACGGGTGAGGGTGACGTGCGCGAACAGCGGATGGCCCTTGAGCTTCTCCACCACCGCCGCGACGCCGTCGTGCCGGCCCACCCGGAGGTTGTCGCGCTGCGCGACGTCGTGGGTGAGGACCACGCGCGAGCCCGCGCCGATCCGGGACAGCACCGTCAGCAGCACCCCGCGTTCGAGCGACTGCGCCTCGTCCACGATGACGAACGCGTCGTGCAGGGAACGGCCGCGGATGTGGGTGAGGGGCAGGACCTCGAGCATGTCACGGTCCAACACCTCCTCGATGACCTCCGGCGTGGTCACCGCCGAGAGCGTGTCGTACACCGCCTGGGCCCACGGCGACATCTTCTCGTTCTCTGACCCGGGCAGGTAGCCGAGCTCCTGACCGCCGACCGCGTACAGCGGCCGGAACACCACGACCTTGCGGTGACGACGGCGTTCGAGCACGGCGTCCAGGCCCGCGCACAGCGCCAGCGCCGACTTGCCGGTGCCGGCCCGGCCGCCCAGCGACACGATGCCGACGTCCTCGTCCATCAGCAGGTCCAGCGCGACCCGCTGCTCGGCGGAACGGCCGCGCAGCCCGAACGCCTCGCGGTCGCCGCGCACCAGCCGCACCGACTTGTCGGGCAGCACCCGGGCCAGGGCCGAGCCGCGCTC
The DNA window shown above is from Thermomonospora umbrina and carries:
- a CDS encoding PhoH family protein, coding for MATSSSRRDRQQPERRTYVLDTSVLLADPGAMTRFAEHEVVLPIVVITELEAKRHHPELGYFARQALRMLDDLRLEHGRLDEAIPLGDLGGSLRVELNHADPGILPDGFRLGDNDTRILSVAGWLSHEGRDVVLVSKDLPLRVKASAVGLAAEEYRAEMAVVESGWTGMRELEVPAGQLEELYDSGTLDLEAARELPCHTGLRLLSERGSALARVLPDKSVRLVRGDREAFGLRGRSAEQRVALDLLMDEDVGIVSLGGRAGTGKSALALCAGLDAVLERRRHRKVVVFRPLYAVGGQELGYLPGSENEKMSPWAQAVYDTLSAVTTPEVIEEVLDRDMLEVLPLTHIRGRSLHDAFVIVDEAQSLERGVLLTVLSRIGAGSRVVLTHDVAQRDNLRVGRHDGVAAVVEKLKGHPLFAHVTLTRSERSPIAALVTDMLGDIGA